The Sphingosinithalassobacter sp. CS137 genome includes a region encoding these proteins:
- a CDS encoding MarR family winged helix-turn-helix transcriptional regulator, translating to MSELPSLTSHLGYWLRLVSNQVSSRFARRLEGEGVTVAEWVVLRELHDSGPVPPSGLAERLGLTRGAVTKLADRLETKALVTRDRDGEDRRSHRLALTSAGKALLPALAAAADANEDSFFGRLEADDRATLERILKQLVDDHAIAGAAID from the coding sequence ATGTCCGAACTTCCATCTCTGACTTCCCACCTCGGCTATTGGCTGCGGCTGGTTTCGAACCAGGTGTCGAGCCGATTCGCGCGACGGCTGGAGGGGGAGGGCGTCACGGTGGCCGAATGGGTGGTGCTTCGCGAGCTCCATGATAGCGGCCCAGTGCCGCCGAGCGGCCTGGCCGAACGCCTCGGGCTGACCCGAGGCGCAGTGACCAAGCTGGCCGACCGCCTGGAGACGAAGGCTCTGGTGACGCGAGACCGCGACGGGGAGGATCGCCGCAGCCACCGGCTCGCGCTGACCTCAGCCGGCAAAGCCCTCCTCCCGGCACTGGCGGCGGCGGCGGATGCGAATGAGGACTCGTTTTTCGGCCGTCTGGAGGCCGACGACCGGGCCACGCTCGAACGGATATTGAAGCAACTTGTCGACGACCACGCGATTGCCGGCGCGGCGATCGACTGA
- a CDS encoding DUF1398 family protein, translating into MTPVQRKTAELCLRDAETGTAEFPAIVARLIDAGFDGYLVDLRAGTARYYDASGDSVDVAHRQGPERVEACFTPDALQSAIREAQTKAPGYSYPGFCAKAAEAGCAGYLVSFPGRRVLYFGRTGDTHVEHFPTAD; encoded by the coding sequence ATGACACCCGTACAGCGGAAGACAGCGGAGCTTTGCCTTCGCGACGCGGAAACCGGCACGGCGGAATTCCCCGCGATCGTGGCCAGGCTCATCGACGCTGGATTCGACGGCTATCTGGTCGATCTGCGCGCAGGCACGGCGCGTTACTATGACGCCTCCGGCGACAGTGTCGATGTTGCGCATCGGCAGGGGCCGGAGCGAGTCGAAGCCTGTTTCACGCCCGACGCGCTGCAATCAGCGATCCGCGAAGCGCAGACGAAAGCTCCCGGTTACAGCTACCCGGGTTTCTGCGCCAAGGCGGCGGAGGCAGGGTGCGCGGGCTATCTGGTCTCATTCCCCGGACGGCGCGTTCTGTATTTCGGCCGCACGGGCGATACGCACGTGGAGCATTTCCCAACGGCCGACTGA
- the metG gene encoding methionine--tRNA ligase, whose translation MVDPYYITTAIHYPNGRPHIGHAYEMIAADAIARFQRQAGRDVRFQTGTDEHGLKMVQTARGRDVEVRALADEMSGYFNDLVNDLNISSDRFIRTVEPAHFAASQAIWQAMADAGDLYLDRYEGWYSVRDEAFYEEKELVEGEGGQKLSPQGTPVEWTAEETWFFRLSKYQQPLLDHFAANPDFIRPESRRNEVLRFVEGGLVDLSVSRTSFDWGVPVPGSPGHVMYVWVDALTNYITGVGYPERGGDFARYWPADLHLIGKDIVRFHAVYWPAFLMSAGLPLPRQVFGHGFVLARGGEKMSKSAGNVADPVALAERYGVDPLRYFLLRDISFGNDGSYSDEAIVLRANSDLANSFGNLAQRTLAFIAKNLEGAFPEAGKGDAADDALLDTVRSCIDEYRSHFAELAITQALESWMRAVFACNAYIDTQAPWALRKTDPDRMHAVLGTLLRAIRDLAIAILPVVPASAGKLLDQLGIEDRSHAALADAEWYDRLANSGFRIAPPTPIFPRLDLQQTEDAPA comes from the coding sequence ATGGTCGATCCCTATTATATCACCACCGCGATCCACTATCCGAACGGGCGTCCGCACATCGGGCACGCCTATGAGATGATCGCCGCCGATGCGATCGCGCGCTTCCAGCGGCAGGCGGGCCGCGACGTCCGCTTCCAGACCGGTACCGACGAGCACGGGCTCAAGATGGTGCAGACGGCGCGCGGGCGCGATGTTGAGGTGCGCGCTCTTGCCGATGAAATGTCGGGATATTTCAATGATCTCGTGAACGATCTGAACATTTCATCCGATCGTTTCATTCGCACGGTCGAGCCTGCGCATTTCGCCGCCAGCCAGGCGATCTGGCAGGCGATGGCGGATGCGGGCGACCTGTATCTCGATCGCTATGAGGGCTGGTATTCCGTTCGCGACGAAGCCTTCTACGAAGAGAAGGAACTGGTCGAAGGCGAGGGCGGACAGAAGCTCTCGCCGCAGGGCACGCCGGTCGAATGGACGGCGGAGGAAACCTGGTTCTTCCGCCTTTCGAAATATCAGCAGCCGCTGCTCGATCATTTTGCCGCCAATCCCGACTTCATCCGGCCGGAGAGCCGCCGGAACGAAGTGCTGCGTTTCGTCGAGGGCGGGCTGGTCGACCTTTCGGTCAGCCGAACCAGCTTCGATTGGGGCGTGCCGGTGCCGGGATCGCCCGGCCATGTGATGTACGTCTGGGTCGATGCGCTCACCAACTATATCACTGGTGTCGGCTATCCGGAGAGGGGCGGCGATTTTGCGCGCTATTGGCCTGCCGACCTGCACCTGATCGGCAAGGACATTGTCCGCTTCCACGCGGTCTACTGGCCGGCGTTCCTGATGTCGGCAGGCTTGCCGCTGCCCAGGCAAGTGTTCGGCCATGGCTTCGTGCTTGCCCGCGGCGGCGAGAAGATGTCGAAGTCGGCAGGCAATGTCGCGGACCCGGTGGCGCTGGCCGAGCGCTATGGCGTCGATCCGCTCCGCTATTTCCTGCTGCGCGACATCAGCTTCGGAAACGATGGTAGCTATTCGGATGAAGCCATTGTTCTGCGGGCGAATTCAGATCTGGCAAACAGTTTCGGAAACCTTGCGCAGCGCACGCTCGCCTTCATCGCGAAAAACCTCGAAGGGGCGTTCCCGGAGGCGGGGAAGGGCGACGCCGCCGACGATGCGCTGCTCGATACTGTCCGCAGCTGCATCGACGAATATCGGTCGCATTTCGCCGAGCTCGCGATCACCCAGGCGCTGGAATCGTGGATGCGCGCCGTGTTCGCCTGCAATGCCTATATCGACACCCAGGCCCCTTGGGCGCTGCGCAAGACTGATCCCGATCGGATGCACGCCGTGCTCGGAACGCTGCTTCGCGCGATCCGCGACCTCGCGATCGCGATTCTGCCGGTCGTGCCTGCCTCGGCGGGGAAGCTGCTCGACCAGCTGGGCATCGAGGATCGCAGCCACGCCGCTCTCGCCGACGCGGAGTGGTATGATCGGCTGGCGAATTCGGGGTTTCGCATCGCGCCTCCGACCCCCATCTTCCCCAGGCTGGACTTGCAGCAGACGGAGGATGCACCGGCATGA
- a CDS encoding DNA polymerase III subunit delta', whose product MPDRSAAEPGFVGNEAARAAFADAVSGQALHHGWLIAGPEGLGKASFARFAALRLLASASGPEPFDMPWHRLMADRTTRMFAAAAHPDYFELARLPGSVAPDKTSYSALNRIVAPDRVRFLRASFPEFSPPDEIEAKDEAVRRGISVHQARALIHATGAKPALSSRRVVVVDSADDLERSAANALLKILEEPPAGTIFLLVSHSPGRLLPTIRSRCRLLRFEPLSDAQITAILRTELPEASAAEIDALKRAGEGSPGRALRFAGLDLAALETELFALAEGGDPSNVVRARLAKLLGTKAAQARYEAFLDRAPSFIAERARALRGPALREALDAYEAAVALAGSAVGLSLDSGATVFEMSGLVARLAPRN is encoded by the coding sequence TTGCCTGACCGGTCCGCCGCCGAGCCGGGATTTGTCGGAAACGAAGCCGCTCGGGCAGCCTTCGCGGATGCGGTAAGCGGTCAGGCCCTCCATCATGGCTGGCTGATCGCCGGTCCGGAAGGATTGGGCAAGGCCAGCTTCGCGCGGTTCGCGGCGCTGAGGCTGCTGGCATCGGCGAGCGGGCCCGAGCCGTTCGACATGCCCTGGCACCGGCTGATGGCGGACAGGACGACGCGGATGTTCGCCGCGGCGGCGCATCCTGACTATTTCGAGCTCGCCCGGCTGCCTGGCTCCGTTGCGCCCGACAAGACCAGCTATTCGGCGCTGAACCGCATCGTTGCGCCGGACCGGGTGCGCTTCCTGCGCGCCAGCTTTCCGGAATTTTCGCCGCCCGACGAGATCGAGGCGAAGGACGAGGCCGTTCGACGCGGCATCAGCGTGCATCAGGCGCGCGCGCTCATCCATGCGACGGGGGCGAAGCCTGCCTTGTCGTCGCGCCGGGTGGTCGTCGTGGACAGCGCCGATGATCTGGAGAGATCGGCTGCCAACGCGCTGCTGAAGATCCTCGAAGAGCCGCCTGCGGGCACGATCTTCCTGCTCGTCAGCCATTCGCCGGGCCGGCTGCTGCCGACCATCCGTTCGCGCTGTCGACTGCTGCGCTTCGAACCGTTGAGCGATGCCCAGATCACTGCCATCCTCCGCACCGAACTGCCGGAAGCGAGCGCGGCGGAAATCGATGCGCTGAAGCGCGCGGGGGAGGGCTCGCCCGGTCGCGCCCTGCGCTTCGCCGGGCTCGATCTGGCGGCGCTGGAGACCGAGCTTTTCGCCCTGGCCGAAGGCGGCGACCCTTCGAACGTGGTGCGCGCGCGCCTTGCCAAGCTGCTCGGCACAAAGGCGGCGCAGGCGCGCTACGAAGCGTTTCTCGATCGCGCACCGAGCTTCATTGCCGAACGCGCCCGCGCGCTGCGGGGGCCGGCGCTTCGTGAGGCGCTCGATGCCTATGAGGCAGCCGTGGCACTCGCCGGAAGCGCGGTCGGCCTCTCGCTCGATTCCGGCGCGACCGTGTTCGAGATGAGCGGCCTGGTGGCGCGCCTCGCGCCTCGCAACTGA
- a CDS encoding TIGR02281 family clan AA aspartic protease, which yields MSESETINLLWTVGVLVLVVSALAARRTSVGTILRGLAVWTGIGLILFVVISHRHELSGVFARVGDQLGLGSQRVEGETVRIRMSPDGHFWARATLNGVPRRMLIDSGATITAISEQTAQAAGIETGGAGFPVVIQTANGSVAAQRARIERVALGPLRTENLGVVVAPSFGNLDVLGMNFLSRLGSWRVENNTLILEPGSSAQSVESPSNGAKAELE from the coding sequence GTGAGCGAAAGCGAGACGATCAACCTCCTCTGGACCGTCGGAGTGCTCGTCCTGGTGGTGAGCGCGCTCGCTGCGCGCCGCACGAGCGTCGGGACGATCCTGCGCGGGCTCGCCGTGTGGACGGGGATCGGGCTCATCCTGTTCGTCGTCATCTCGCATCGCCACGAACTGAGCGGCGTCTTCGCTCGAGTCGGCGACCAGCTGGGTCTCGGGAGCCAGCGCGTCGAGGGCGAGACGGTACGCATCCGGATGAGCCCCGATGGCCATTTCTGGGCGCGGGCGACTCTCAATGGAGTGCCGCGACGGATGCTGATCGACTCGGGCGCAACGATCACTGCAATCTCCGAGCAGACTGCACAGGCCGCGGGCATCGAGACCGGCGGCGCGGGTTTCCCGGTGGTGATCCAGACCGCCAACGGCAGCGTTGCCGCGCAGCGCGCCCGCATCGAGCGCGTGGCCTTGGGGCCGCTGCGCACCGAGAACCTCGGCGTTGTCGTGGCGCCAAGCTTCGGCAATCTCGACGTGCTAGGCATGAACTTCCTGTCGCGGCTCGGTTCGTGGCGCGTCGAGAACAACACGCTCATCCTGGAGCCGGGGAGCAGCGCGCAGAGCGTCGAGAGCCCATCGAACGGCGCCAAGGCCGAACTCGAGTGA
- a CDS encoding TatD family hydrolase — translation MLADSHCHLNYKGLVEHQDAVLSRARERGVVAMLNIATRESEWDDVLATAEREPDVWATVGIHPHEADKHPDVDTAKLVARAAHRRVVGIGESGLDYYYDHSDRDRQRASFRAHLAACRETQLPIVVHTRDAEDDTAEILREEMGKGGFPGVIHCFTASGAFADIALDLGFYISISGIVTFRNAKDLQETAARLPRERLLIETDAPFLAPVPHRGKTGEPAFVADTCRFLAELRGEDPGELAQATRENFHTLFARTRT, via the coding sequence ATGCTGGCGGACAGCCATTGCCATCTCAATTACAAGGGTCTGGTCGAGCATCAGGACGCCGTTCTCTCGCGTGCGCGGGAGCGGGGGGTCGTCGCCATGCTCAATATCGCCACGCGCGAGAGCGAATGGGATGACGTGCTCGCCACTGCCGAGCGTGAGCCAGACGTTTGGGCGACTGTGGGCATCCATCCGCACGAAGCCGACAAGCATCCCGACGTGGACACTGCCAAGCTGGTCGCCCGCGCCGCCCATCGGCGCGTCGTCGGCATCGGCGAAAGCGGGCTCGACTATTATTACGACCATTCGGATCGCGACCGGCAACGGGCAAGCTTCCGCGCACATCTCGCCGCGTGCCGCGAGACGCAGCTGCCGATCGTCGTCCACACCCGCGACGCCGAGGACGACACCGCCGAAATCCTGCGGGAGGAAATGGGGAAGGGCGGCTTTCCCGGCGTGATCCACTGTTTCACGGCTAGCGGCGCCTTCGCCGATATCGCGCTCGATCTTGGCTTCTACATTTCGATTTCCGGTATCGTGACGTTCCGCAACGCCAAGGATCTCCAGGAGACCGCAGCCCGGCTGCCGCGCGAACGGCTGTTGATCGAAACCGATGCGCCCTTCCTCGCGCCGGTGCCGCACCGCGGAAAGACCGGCGAGCCGGCGTTCGTTGCGGACACTTGCCGGTTCCTGGCGGAGCTGCGCGGCGAGGATCCCGGCGAACTGGCCCAGGCGACACGCGAGAATTTCCACACGCTGTTCGCGAGGACGCGAACCTGA
- the rpmE gene encoding 50S ribosomal protein L31 codes for MKKDAHPDYHMIKVQMTDGTVFETRSTWGSEGDTLQLDIDPLAHPAWTGGNQRLLDAGGQVARFNKRFGGGISLRKK; via the coding sequence ATGAAGAAAGACGCGCACCCCGATTATCACATGATCAAGGTGCAGATGACCGACGGCACCGTGTTCGAAACGCGCTCCACCTGGGGCAGCGAAGGTGACACGCTGCAGCTGGACATCGACCCGCTCGCGCATCCGGCTTGGACCGGCGGCAACCAGCGCCTCCTCGATGCCGGCGGCCAGGTCGCGCGCTTCAACAAGCGCTTCGGCGGCGGGATCTCGCTTCGCAAGAAGTGA
- a CDS encoding lytic transglycosylase domain-containing protein translates to MRTLRVALRGTVIGALTVAAAALAGGSAIAQDEAGFQAYLQTVAQKAEAQGISRRAIESVLPGLTLNQRVIELDRDQPGGSANAPIPMFAPYRERHVDTARITRGQAAYRRERSRLAGIEAETGVPESIMVAIWGHETNYGAIMGGFDAPRALASLAYEGRRRELFEGELLATLKMIDMGVPRDKLTGSWAGALGGPQFLPSVYLRLARDGDGDGLADIWSSDADTLASIANYLSNAGWRPNQPWGIPVSVPDTLDRIAIANETTSPRCPRVHERHSQWRSMAEWRAMGVVPERGMWPADDVQATLLEPDGPGNTAYLLTGNYRVILDYNCSNFYALSVGILADEVAR, encoded by the coding sequence ATGCGAACATTGCGAGTTGCGTTGCGTGGAACTGTGATCGGTGCGCTGACCGTTGCGGCGGCGGCGCTTGCCGGTGGATCGGCGATTGCGCAGGACGAGGCAGGCTTCCAGGCCTATCTGCAGACCGTTGCGCAAAAAGCCGAGGCCCAGGGGATCAGTCGCCGCGCGATCGAATCCGTGCTGCCGGGGCTGACGCTGAACCAGCGGGTGATCGAGCTCGACCGCGACCAGCCGGGCGGGAGCGCCAATGCGCCGATCCCGATGTTCGCGCCCTATCGCGAACGGCACGTCGATACCGCACGGATCACCCGCGGGCAGGCGGCCTATCGTCGCGAGCGCAGCCGGCTTGCGGGCATAGAAGCGGAAACCGGCGTTCCCGAATCGATCATGGTCGCGATCTGGGGCCACGAAACCAATTATGGCGCGATCATGGGCGGCTTCGATGCTCCGCGCGCGCTGGCGTCGCTGGCCTATGAAGGGCGGCGGCGCGAACTGTTCGAAGGCGAGCTGCTCGCTACGCTGAAGATGATCGACATGGGCGTGCCGCGCGACAAACTGACCGGCAGTTGGGCAGGAGCGCTCGGCGGGCCGCAGTTCCTCCCGTCGGTCTATCTGCGGCTGGCGCGCGACGGCGACGGGGACGGGCTGGCCGATATCTGGTCGAGCGACGCCGACACGCTCGCTTCGATCGCCAACTATCTTTCCAACGCCGGGTGGCGGCCGAACCAGCCCTGGGGCATTCCCGTCAGCGTGCCCGACACGCTCGATCGGATCGCGATCGCCAACGAAACGACTTCGCCGCGGTGCCCGCGCGTGCACGAACGGCACAGCCAGTGGCGCAGCATGGCGGAGTGGCGCGCGATGGGCGTCGTTCCCGAACGCGGCATGTGGCCCGCCGACGACGTCCAGGCGACGCTGCTCGAACCCGACGGGCCGGGGAACACAGCCTATTTGCTGACGGGCAATTATCGCGTCATCCTCGACTATAATTGCTCAAATTTCTATGCGCTCTCGGTGGGGATCCTGGCTGATGAAGTCGCACGTTAG
- a CDS encoding D-alanyl-D-alanine carboxypeptidase family protein, whose protein sequence is MKKLFAALSALLLAIPAAAQAPSFDTPAEIAFMKDLSSGAVLFARNPDRRIPPASMAKMMTTYVAFDLIKRGELSLDKKVEVRPETWRQWHSQGSTMFLSANQQVSIGDLLHGVVTLSGNDASVVLAEGIAGTEEAFVNLMNQKARELGLSNSHFGNSNGWPDEGRTYVSARDLATLAAATIQNFPDLYERFYSQHDFAWTTADGTTIRQPNRDPLLGRVEGADGLKTGHTEEAGYGFTGSAEQNGRRLVMVLAGLDSYGGRAEESVRFMQWGFRAWNARPIVNQGRVVETAEVQGGSAGSVGLVAPQALTVTVPAGSAPDMQARVVYQGPIQAPIAAGDHIADLIVTIPGMEPQTLPLVAEKDVAEAGFFRRIWVGLMSLLGLA, encoded by the coding sequence ATGAAGAAGCTGTTCGCCGCTCTCTCCGCGCTGCTCCTTGCCATCCCCGCCGCCGCGCAGGCGCCGTCGTTCGACACGCCGGCCGAAATCGCCTTCATGAAGGATCTCTCGTCGGGTGCGGTGCTGTTTGCGCGCAACCCCGATCGGCGCATCCCGCCCGCGTCGATGGCGAAGATGATGACGACCTATGTCGCGTTCGACCTCATCAAGCGCGGCGAGCTGAGCCTCGACAAGAAGGTCGAGGTGCGGCCCGAAACCTGGCGCCAGTGGCATTCGCAGGGTTCGACGATGTTCCTCTCGGCGAACCAGCAGGTCAGCATCGGCGATCTGCTCCACGGCGTCGTCACGCTGTCGGGGAATGACGCATCGGTGGTGCTCGCCGAGGGCATCGCAGGGACCGAGGAAGCCTTCGTCAATCTGATGAACCAGAAGGCACGCGAGCTTGGCCTTTCGAACAGCCACTTCGGCAATTCCAACGGCTGGCCGGACGAGGGGCGCACCTATGTCTCGGCGCGTGACCTGGCCACGCTGGCGGCGGCGACGATCCAGAATTTCCCCGATCTCTACGAGCGTTTCTATTCGCAGCACGACTTCGCCTGGACGACTGCCGACGGGACCACCATTCGCCAGCCCAATCGCGACCCGCTGCTCGGCCGGGTCGAGGGCGCCGACGGGCTGAAGACCGGCCACACCGAAGAAGCGGGCTATGGCTTCACCGGATCGGCCGAGCAGAACGGCCGCCGGCTTGTGATGGTCCTTGCCGGTCTCGACAGCTACGGCGGCCGCGCCGAGGAGTCGGTGCGCTTCATGCAGTGGGGCTTCCGCGCCTGGAACGCGCGCCCCATCGTGAACCAGGGCCGTGTCGTCGAAACCGCCGAAGTGCAGGGTGGCTCGGCCGGAAGCGTCGGTCTCGTCGCACCGCAGGCACTGACCGTCACCGTGCCCGCCGGCTCCGCACCGGACATGCAGGCGCGCGTCGTCTATCAGGGGCCGATCCAGGCGCCGATCGCCGCCGGTGACCACATCGCCGACCTGATCGTCACCATTCCCGGCATGGAGCCCCAGACGCTTCCGCTGGTGGCGGAGAAGGACGTCGCCGAAGCGGGCTTCTTCCGGCGCATCTGGGTGGGCCTCATGTCGCTGCTCGGTCTTGCCTGA
- a CDS encoding PilZ domain-containing protein, with the protein MFAAEVEPAEGLGRRRSSRAPVSLDARIGRGGLDRALCKVTDLSMHGARLQTYSALKAGSMVWLTLPNVGHCAARVVWADDFEAGCEFRNPLPVEAFEALVAS; encoded by the coding sequence ATGTTCGCGGCCGAGGTCGAGCCCGCCGAAGGGCTCGGCCGTCGGCGCAGCTCGCGCGCGCCGGTCTCGCTCGACGCGAGGATCGGGCGCGGGGGCCTTGATCGGGCGCTGTGCAAGGTGACCGATCTTTCGATGCACGGTGCACGCCTCCAGACCTACTCGGCACTCAAGGCGGGAAGTATGGTCTGGCTGACCCTTCCCAATGTGGGACATTGCGCCGCACGCGTCGTCTGGGCCGATGATTTCGAGGCCGGCTGCGAATTCCGAAATCCGCTGCCCGTCGAGGCTTTCGAGGCGCTCGTCGCCTCCTGA
- the mazG gene encoding nucleoside triphosphate pyrophosphohydrolase: MTAPGDLARLTAIMERLRDPQRGCEWDVAQSFATIAPYTIEEAYEVADAIDRGDMRDLRDELGDLLLQVVFHARIAEESGHFALPDVIASICDKMERRHPHIFGDAEHRGDWEHIKAEERGEKATDDSAMAGVALSLPALLRAEKLQKRASRLGFDWPDACGARAKIDEELAEVEAAENDVDRAEEIGDLLFAVVNWARKQGVDPEAALRSANAKFERRFRAMENEAGERFAALDLEAKEALWTRVKAR; the protein is encoded by the coding sequence ATGACCGCTCCCGGAGATCTCGCGCGCTTGACCGCGATCATGGAGCGGCTGCGCGACCCGCAGCGCGGCTGCGAATGGGACGTCGCCCAAAGTTTTGCGACCATTGCGCCCTACACGATCGAGGAAGCCTATGAGGTCGCCGACGCGATCGACCGCGGCGACATGCGCGACCTGCGGGACGAACTCGGCGACTTGCTGCTCCAGGTCGTCTTCCATGCGCGCATTGCCGAGGAATCCGGCCATTTCGCGCTGCCGGATGTCATCGCCAGCATCTGCGACAAGATGGAGCGGCGCCACCCGCACATCTTCGGGGATGCCGAGCACCGCGGCGACTGGGAACACATCAAGGCCGAGGAGCGGGGCGAGAAGGCGACCGACGACAGCGCCATGGCGGGAGTCGCGCTTTCCCTCCCTGCCCTGTTACGCGCGGAAAAGTTACAGAAACGTGCATCCCGCCTGGGCTTTGACTGGCCCGATGCCTGTGGCGCCCGAGCCAAGATCGATGAGGAGCTGGCGGAGGTCGAGGCGGCCGAAAACGACGTGGATCGTGCTGAGGAGATCGGTGACCTGCTGTTTGCCGTCGTCAACTGGGCGCGCAAGCAAGGCGTCGATCCCGAAGCCGCGCTACGGTCGGCGAATGCAAAGTTCGAGCGGCGTTTCCGGGCGATGGAGAACGAAGCCGGAGAGCGCTTCGCCGCTCTCGATCTCGAGGCCAAAGAGGCGCTCTGGACCCGAGTCAAAGCGCGCTGA
- a CDS encoding SPOR domain-containing protein, which translates to MKSHVSLAALGALLSLSACGAMREDPEWVYPADMQQGAAPVPYPQQGYPDYPAAMPQPGGPPPSSGPQGTSQTDPTESRYDQVGYASVRGLASEDPATASQVVAVHPVLPTGTFVEVTALDSGRTILVLVTGAMAPGRGEIALSPAAAQQLGIRDTTPVRVRKVNPSAQDQAAVRAGGAAPPRIDAPEPLLVGLRNRLGAAPPAVAAAPPVQGAAPGAGYPPPGAAPAAATPRGRYYVQVAALSNQSRAQSLAQSLGGFVQPARGLYRVQMGPFATAAEAESARARAAQRGFGDARVFTND; encoded by the coding sequence ATGAAGTCGCACGTTAGCCTCGCGGCGCTGGGCGCGCTGCTGTCGCTGTCCGCCTGTGGCGCAATGCGCGAGGATCCGGAATGGGTCTATCCCGCGGATATGCAGCAGGGCGCAGCACCGGTACCCTACCCGCAGCAAGGCTACCCCGACTACCCGGCCGCGATGCCGCAGCCGGGTGGCCCGCCGCCCAGCAGCGGCCCGCAGGGGACATCCCAGACCGATCCGACGGAGAGCCGCTACGATCAGGTCGGCTATGCCAGCGTGCGCGGCCTTGCCAGCGAGGATCCAGCGACCGCGAGTCAGGTCGTTGCGGTGCACCCGGTGCTGCCGACCGGCACCTTCGTCGAAGTCACGGCGCTCGACAGCGGGCGCACGATCCTGGTGCTGGTCACAGGCGCGATGGCGCCGGGCAGGGGCGAAATCGCCCTGTCTCCGGCGGCGGCGCAGCAGCTCGGCATCCGCGACACGACTCCGGTGCGCGTCCGCAAGGTAAATCCCTCGGCGCAGGATCAGGCGGCGGTGCGCGCCGGCGGCGCGGCTCCGCCGCGGATCGACGCGCCCGAACCGCTGCTCGTCGGGCTGCGCAACCGGCTCGGTGCCGCGCCGCCTGCCGTGGCCGCCGCACCGCCCGTGCAGGGCGCTGCTCCGGGTGCCGGCTATCCGCCGCCCGGCGCTGCGCCGGCTGCGGCGACACCGCGCGGCCGCTACTATGTTCAGGTCGCCGCGCTTTCGAACCAGAGCCGCGCCCAGTCGCTCGCGCAGAGCCTCGGCGGCTTCGTGCAGCCGGCGCGCGGCCTCTATCGCGTTCAAATGGGGCCCTTCGCCACCGCTGCCGAGGCCGAAAGCGCCCGCGCGCGCGCCGCGCAGCGCGGCTTCGGCGACGCGCGCGTCTTCACCAACGACTAA
- a CDS encoding MBL fold metallo-hydrolase, protein MKIRILGSGTSSGVPRLGNDWGRCDPAEPKNRRTRASVLVSTATTTVLVDTGPDMRAQLLAADVAAVDAVIWTHDHADHCHGIDDLRQIMHERGSPVPGFARPWTAERLEQRFDYVFFGRGGYRPTATMTPLPDVLTIGDLRIRVTDQPHGGITSAGLRFEHGGKSIGYATDFNAMTEDMRSLYEGLEIWVVDALRREPHPSHSTLDAVLGWIAELRPRRSALMHMDNSMDYATLAAELPEGVEPGFDGLEIAA, encoded by the coding sequence ATGAAGATCCGCATCCTTGGATCGGGCACATCCTCGGGTGTGCCGCGGCTCGGCAATGACTGGGGCCGCTGTGATCCGGCCGAGCCGAAAAACCGGCGAACGCGCGCCTCCGTGCTCGTCTCCACTGCCACGACGACCGTGCTGGTCGACACGGGGCCGGACATGCGCGCTCAGCTTCTCGCGGCCGACGTGGCTGCGGTGGACGCAGTGATCTGGACGCACGATCACGCCGACCATTGCCACGGCATCGACGATTTGCGGCAGATCATGCACGAGCGCGGCTCCCCGGTCCCGGGCTTCGCCCGGCCCTGGACCGCCGAACGGCTCGAGCAGCGGTTCGACTATGTTTTCTTCGGCCGCGGCGGCTACCGCCCGACTGCCACCATGACGCCGCTGCCGGACGTACTCACGATCGGCGACTTGCGGATCCGCGTCACCGATCAGCCGCATGGCGGCATAACCTCGGCCGGATTGCGCTTCGAACATGGCGGCAAGTCGATTGGATATGCCACGGATTTCAATGCGATGACCGAAGACATGCGCAGCCTGTATGAAGGGCTGGAAATCTGGGTCGTCGACGCGTTGCGGCGCGAGCCGCACCCGAGCCATTCGACGCTCGACGCCGTGCTCGGCTGGATCGCTGAACTGCGCCCGCGCCGGTCAGCGCTGATGCATATGGATAACAGCATGGACTATGCTACGCTTGCCGCCGAGTTGCCCGAAGGCGTCGAGCCGGGGTTCGACGGGCTGGAGATCGCCGCGTGA